The Sphingomonas telluris genome includes a window with the following:
- a CDS encoding OprO/OprP family phosphate-selective porin yields the protein MTRKFAIAALLAGSAVIISAPAHAAAQDPAPTAQPDQSDATADATIQGATQVDDLQAKIELLQAQVEALQDALENVKAQQAKVVPSWKGAPEYADKDAGFSFKPKGAAQFDAGYVSFPNGDELNGTVGGLNYNNLGWNSRARRLLLGADGTLPGGFRYSAEFNFAQGTVDYEDIFIAYDFKKVPLTIQIGNIYPFSSLETMTSSKFTSFMERASFTDAFSMNRRLGVGLTFSDKKTDSYIIQGGIFNREINEGTNFSRTGYEFALRGAYTPMLGSTRLHVGGSFHYRVNNRDAQNERLRARPTTQVTDQRFIDTGAIAAKSDTVAGIELAAIHKGFHFAGEYQKTWIKGLDANTTFGPNDGTGGGAFIDGNPSFWSAYAEVGFFFTGETRGYKGGRFDRTKVLHPFNEGGWGALQANARIDLAELRDRVGDAPLPELAFATPYYVNGGKQAAYQASLIWNPTDYVRFMAQYAHINVTGGPRAVPPLFDVDDTTTPNKRKFDSDVFAMRAQVDF from the coding sequence ATGACTCGTAAGTTCGCCATCGCAGCGCTCCTTGCTGGCAGCGCCGTAATCATTTCTGCGCCTGCTCATGCCGCTGCGCAGGACCCAGCGCCTACCGCCCAGCCGGACCAGTCCGACGCCACTGCCGATGCGACCATCCAGGGCGCGACGCAGGTCGATGACCTTCAGGCGAAGATCGAGCTGCTTCAGGCCCAGGTAGAGGCACTTCAGGATGCGCTCGAGAACGTGAAGGCTCAGCAAGCTAAGGTCGTTCCGTCGTGGAAGGGGGCGCCGGAGTATGCCGACAAGGATGCGGGCTTCAGCTTCAAGCCGAAGGGCGCAGCGCAGTTCGACGCCGGATATGTCAGTTTCCCGAATGGCGACGAGCTGAACGGAACTGTCGGCGGTCTCAACTACAACAACCTCGGCTGGAACAGCCGTGCCCGGCGCCTGCTGCTGGGTGCGGACGGAACGCTTCCGGGCGGCTTCCGCTACAGCGCGGAGTTCAACTTCGCTCAGGGCACCGTCGACTATGAAGACATCTTCATCGCCTACGACTTCAAGAAGGTGCCGCTGACGATCCAGATCGGCAACATCTATCCCTTCTCGAGCCTCGAGACGATGACCAGCTCCAAGTTCACGTCATTCATGGAGCGCGCTTCGTTCACGGATGCGTTCAGCATGAACCGTCGCCTGGGTGTCGGCCTGACCTTCTCCGACAAGAAGACGGACAGCTACATCATCCAGGGCGGCATCTTTAACCGCGAGATCAACGAGGGCACGAACTTCAGCCGCACTGGTTATGAGTTCGCGTTGCGCGGCGCTTACACCCCGATGCTGGGCAGCACCCGTCTCCATGTCGGCGGCAGCTTTCACTATCGCGTGAACAACAGAGATGCTCAGAACGAGCGTCTGCGTGCACGGCCAACGACGCAGGTTACCGACCAGCGCTTCATCGACACGGGCGCGATTGCCGCGAAGAGCGACACGGTTGCGGGTATCGAGCTGGCGGCCATCCACAAGGGCTTCCACTTTGCCGGCGAGTATCAGAAGACCTGGATCAAGGGGCTCGATGCGAACACTACCTTCGGACCGAACGACGGTACCGGCGGCGGCGCCTTCATTGACGGCAATCCGAGCTTCTGGTCGGCCTATGCGGAAGTCGGCTTCTTCTTCACCGGTGAAACTCGCGGGTACAAGGGCGGCCGCTTCGATCGGACCAAGGTGCTGCATCCGTTCAACGAAGGCGGATGGGGAGCTCTGCAAGCCAACGCCCGTATCGATCTCGCCGAACTGCGCGATCGCGTCGGCGATGCGCCGCTGCCGGAGCTTGCTTTCGCGACGCCTTATTACGTCAACGGCGGCAAGCAGGCCGCTTACCAGGCCAGCCTGATCTGGAACCCGACGGATTACGTCCGCTTCATGGCTCAGTACGCCCACATCAATGTGACGGGCGGTCCGCGCGCAGTCCCGCCGCTGTTCGACGTCGACGACACGACCACGCCGAACAAGCGGAAGTTCGACTCCGACGTGTTCGCCATGCGCGCGCAGGTGGACTTCTAG
- a CDS encoding DUF4231 domain-containing protein — protein sequence MPSPDPIPSSSMSVLQRFRRIMKWMALFSIVVAAIAVLLVARGDNGVHIHMLIATALGAGLSVLLAGALMSLVFLSAHSGHDDEANRFEEDEQP from the coding sequence ATGCCCAGTCCCGATCCGATTCCGAGCTCCTCCATGTCCGTGCTTCAGCGATTTCGCCGAATCATGAAGTGGATGGCGCTGTTTTCGATCGTCGTCGCGGCCATTGCGGTGCTGCTCGTCGCCCGCGGAGACAATGGCGTCCACATCCACATGCTGATCGCTACGGCGCTAGGAGCCGGCCTGTCTGTGCTCCTCGCGGGCGCGCTGATGAGTCTGGTATTCCTCAGCGCGCACAGCGGCCATGACGACGAGGCCAACAGATTCGAAGAGGACGAACAGCCTTGA
- a CDS encoding CBS domain-containing protein has protein sequence MSIQTILGDKGTDVATVSSSATLSEAVKLLGEKRIGALPVVDGDRVVGIMSERDVIYCLKDHGAEVLDWPVSRVMTSPAITVDPSTEVLSALALITQRRVRHLPVVSGGRLIGIVSIGDLVKHRIERIEFEAQAMREYIQSA, from the coding sequence ATGAGCATTCAGACGATCCTTGGAGATAAGGGCACGGACGTCGCAACCGTCAGCTCGAGCGCGACGCTCTCGGAGGCGGTGAAGCTTCTGGGCGAAAAGCGAATCGGCGCACTCCCGGTCGTCGACGGCGATCGGGTCGTGGGCATCATGTCGGAACGCGACGTGATCTATTGCCTCAAGGACCACGGCGCCGAGGTGCTCGACTGGCCCGTCAGCCGGGTGATGACCTCGCCGGCCATCACCGTCGATCCGTCGACCGAAGTGCTTAGCGCTCTGGCGCTGATCACGCAGCGGCGGGTCCGGCACTTACCGGTCGTCTCGGGCGGAAGGCTTATCGGGATCGTGTCGATCGGAGACCTGGTGAAGCACCGCATCGAACGAATCGAATTCGAGGCGCAGGCGATGCGCGAGTACATTCAGAGCGCCTGA
- a CDS encoding acyl-CoA thioesterase, with protein MTVTNRDPVLRVVPGPSDINANGHIFGGWVLSQMDIAGGISASRRAQGPVATVAIERMEFIAPIHLRDVITVYAEVERVGRTSMGVRIEVVASRDRGATEVKVTEGLFTFVALDEENRPRAVNPA; from the coding sequence TTGACCGTTACCAACCGCGATCCCGTGCTGCGCGTCGTTCCGGGCCCCAGCGACATCAATGCCAACGGACACATTTTCGGCGGGTGGGTGCTCAGCCAGATGGACATCGCCGGCGGCATCAGCGCCTCACGCCGGGCCCAGGGGCCCGTCGCGACGGTCGCGATCGAGCGCATGGAGTTCATCGCGCCGATCCACTTGCGCGACGTGATCACCGTCTATGCCGAGGTCGAGCGTGTCGGGCGCACGTCGATGGGGGTACGAATTGAAGTCGTCGCGAGCCGCGACCGCGGCGCCACCGAAGTGAAGGTTACCGAGGGCCTCTTCACCTTCGTCGCGCTCGACGAGGAGAACCGGCCGCGGGCGGTGAATCCGGCCTAG